A portion of the Burkholderia sp. GAS332 genome contains these proteins:
- a CDS encoding 5'-nucleotidase /3'-nucleotidase /exopolyphosphatase — protein sequence MSAYESKVPRVLLTNDDGIDAPGLAVLEAVAAELAHEVWVVAPEHDQSGTSHSISLHSPLRVSRQGERRFGVVGTPGDCVVMGVRHLMRDAPPTLILSGVNRGGNLGVETMFSGTVGAAMTGLLLGLPSFALSQTFSDRNKVRWDTARALAPGVIRQLLAIEHHAPTCLNINFPDVDAASAGPLTPSKQGVGLVEDIEVLPHVDPRGIDYHWLRFQRGTRANDPDSETAVVASGRVSVTPLAFDRTDEPTFARLAASLR from the coding sequence ATGTCTGCCTATGAATCCAAAGTGCCGCGGGTATTGTTGACGAACGACGACGGTATCGACGCCCCCGGCCTCGCCGTACTCGAAGCAGTTGCCGCCGAGCTCGCGCACGAAGTCTGGGTGGTCGCGCCTGAGCACGATCAGAGCGGCACATCGCATTCGATCAGCCTGCATTCGCCGCTGCGTGTCAGCCGCCAGGGCGAGCGGCGTTTTGGCGTCGTGGGCACGCCGGGCGATTGTGTCGTGATGGGGGTGCGGCATCTGATGCGCGACGCGCCGCCTACGTTGATTCTTTCCGGCGTTAACCGTGGCGGCAATCTCGGCGTGGAAACGATGTTCTCGGGCACGGTCGGCGCTGCGATGACGGGGCTGTTGCTTGGACTGCCGTCGTTCGCATTGAGCCAGACCTTCAGCGACCGAAACAAGGTCCGCTGGGACACCGCCCGTGCACTCGCGCCCGGCGTAATTCGCCAATTGCTCGCGATCGAGCACCACGCACCCACCTGCCTGAACATCAATTTCCCCGACGTCGACGCAGCCTCCGCCGGTCCGCTCACACCGAGCAAACAAGGCGTCGGACTCGTTGAAGATATCGAGGTGCTGCCGCATGTCGATCCGCGGGGCATCGACTATCACTGGTTGCGGTTTCAACGCGGCACACGCGCGAACGACCCCGATAGCGAAACAGCGGTGGTGGCGTCTGGGCGCGTGTCGGTTACGCCGCTCGCGTTCGATCGCACGGACGAGCCCACTTTCGCGCGGCTCGCTGCATCGTTACGCTAA
- a CDS encoding Pimeloyl-ACP methyl ester carboxylesterase, translated as MQIEPFQIAVPDADIDDLRRRIRATRWAPATPSPAWQQGADAAWLRELAQYWAERFDWREAERRLNLQPQFLAEVEGQRVHFVHRRGVGPATYPLVVTHGWPGSFFEFHALLDRLCDPAAFGCDPADAFDVVVPSLPGFAFSQAPVEPGMSAFQVADLWAALMRGLGYEHFGAQGGDLGAGVSIALAARHSERVDGIHLNFLPSSYEPASGAAQTPFTPAEETYLREKSEWAALEGGYAHMHTTKPQTLAASLNDSPIGLAAWIGEKFRAWSDCDGDIERVFSKDELLTNISLYWYTQSIGTAIQMYWENRLQPMRFAEGQRVVPPVGFAHFPNEINHPPRTWLERTFNVVQWTDMPSGGHFAAMEKPDLLAAEIRKLFRKLRH; from the coding sequence ATGCAGATCGAGCCGTTTCAGATAGCCGTGCCGGACGCCGACATAGACGATCTTCGCCGGCGTATTCGCGCGACACGCTGGGCACCGGCAACGCCGTCGCCCGCCTGGCAGCAAGGTGCCGATGCCGCCTGGTTGCGCGAACTCGCCCAGTACTGGGCCGAGCGTTTCGACTGGCGCGAGGCCGAGCGCCGGTTGAATCTGCAACCGCAATTTCTCGCCGAGGTCGAGGGGCAGCGCGTGCATTTCGTGCATCGGCGCGGTGTCGGCCCGGCGACTTATCCGCTCGTGGTCACGCATGGCTGGCCGGGATCGTTTTTCGAATTCCACGCACTGCTCGACCGGTTATGCGACCCGGCTGCATTCGGCTGCGATCCGGCCGATGCGTTCGACGTCGTCGTTCCATCGCTGCCGGGCTTTGCGTTCTCGCAGGCGCCCGTCGAGCCCGGTATGTCCGCATTTCAGGTGGCGGACTTGTGGGCTGCCCTGATGCGCGGCCTCGGTTATGAACACTTTGGCGCCCAAGGCGGCGATCTGGGCGCTGGCGTTTCGATCGCGCTTGCGGCACGGCATTCCGAGCGTGTCGATGGCATTCATCTCAACTTCTTGCCCAGCTCATACGAGCCCGCAAGCGGCGCTGCCCAGACACCGTTCACGCCCGCAGAGGAAACCTATCTGCGAGAGAAGAGCGAATGGGCCGCGCTCGAAGGCGGCTATGCCCATATGCACACCACGAAACCGCAGACGCTGGCGGCTTCCTTGAACGATTCGCCGATTGGACTCGCTGCATGGATCGGCGAGAAGTTTCGCGCGTGGAGCGATTGCGACGGCGATATCGAGCGGGTGTTTTCGAAAGACGAGTTGCTCACCAACATTTCGCTCTACTGGTACACGCAGAGTATTGGCACGGCGATACAGATGTATTGGGAAAACCGGCTGCAGCCGATGCGCTTCGCCGAGGGGCAACGCGTCGTGCCGCCGGTGGGATTCGCCCATTTTCCCAACGAGATCAATCATCCGCCGCGCACGTGGCTCGAACGGACTTTCAACGTCGTGCAATGGACCGACATGCCGAGCGGTGGCCATTTCGCGGCGATGGAAAAGCCTGACTTGCTCGCTGCGGAGATTCGCAAGTTGTTCAGGAAGCTGAGGCACTAG
- a CDS encoding BON domain-containing protein, with protein MNRELVRALLAAVCMTTALSACVQTDGGISNVNAPPAMLGGKAAPPSDRSLSIAVRQALDKAPGFNVSGVFVRARDGAVILTGTVHSADQIRQAEQIARTVPGVLVMVNKLTLWHGGNG; from the coding sequence ATGAACCGCGAACTAGTACGTGCGCTGTTGGCGGCCGTCTGCATGACGACTGCGCTTTCGGCTTGCGTCCAAACAGACGGTGGGATCTCGAACGTCAATGCGCCACCGGCAATGCTAGGTGGCAAAGCCGCGCCGCCGTCTGACCGCAGTCTGTCGATCGCAGTCCGGCAAGCGCTCGATAAGGCCCCAGGCTTCAATGTGTCGGGCGTGTTCGTGCGCGCACGCGACGGCGCAGTGATCTTGACCGGTACGGTGCATAGCGCCGATCAGATCCGACAAGCGGAGCAAATCGCCCGTACCGTGCCGGGCGTGCTTGTCATGGTGAACAAACTCACGCTGTGGCACGGCGGCAACGGCTGA
- a CDS encoding transcriptional regulator, GntR family: protein MASGKDTTRGANGAPAQTKRSTYVEVSSSIENEIRSGIYPPGSRLPPQRQLATELGINVSTVSRAYKELQLRGLVIGSKRRGSLVTGGAMPSVEPAQAASNAAIDLTVNRPATGEFLNCLARTLAELPRDPRYPQLQEYQPPQGPAWARAAGARWMAAPGFTPTPDHVVVTSGAQHGLYAVLNSLIGTDGVILADQLTYYGLKALAPVFQFEIVGIPSDRDGLLTDEVERACRRMPVKAIFTVPNLQNPTVTTMSLERRMALVDIARRHSVAIIEDDVYGPLVSQRLPTIASLCPELTFHLAATSKILAPGLRLGYLLSPPDSSALCAEAVRTTAWMPAPMSMLIASIWIEDGTARHIMDAQLAEIRARQDLARELLPQELLQTDPACMFVWLKLPPPWRADDFAANAKARGVVVMPSSAFAVDRSEIEHGVRINLACATSRDQLVSALRLLTGTLKDRPRALFGTI, encoded by the coding sequence ATGGCTTCTGGCAAAGACACAACGCGTGGGGCCAATGGGGCGCCGGCGCAGACGAAGCGTTCCACCTATGTCGAGGTGTCCAGCTCGATCGAGAACGAGATTCGCAGCGGCATCTATCCGCCGGGCAGCCGCCTGCCGCCGCAGCGGCAACTGGCCACCGAACTGGGCATCAATGTGTCGACGGTGTCCCGCGCGTACAAGGAATTGCAGTTGCGCGGACTGGTGATCGGCAGCAAGCGGCGCGGGTCGCTCGTGACGGGCGGAGCGATGCCAAGCGTCGAACCTGCCCAGGCGGCCAGCAACGCGGCGATCGACCTGACTGTCAACCGGCCGGCTACGGGCGAATTCCTCAACTGCCTCGCGCGCACGCTGGCGGAATTGCCGCGTGATCCGCGTTACCCGCAATTGCAGGAGTACCAGCCACCGCAAGGTCCCGCCTGGGCGCGTGCCGCCGGCGCCCGCTGGATGGCCGCGCCGGGCTTCACGCCGACGCCCGACCACGTGGTGGTCACGAGTGGTGCCCAGCACGGTTTGTATGCCGTGCTGAACAGCCTGATCGGCACAGACGGCGTGATCCTCGCCGACCAGCTCACCTACTACGGGCTGAAAGCGCTGGCTCCGGTATTCCAGTTCGAAATCGTCGGCATTCCGAGCGACCGTGACGGCCTGCTGACCGACGAGGTGGAACGTGCCTGCCGGCGCATGCCAGTGAAGGCAATTTTCACGGTACCGAACCTGCAGAATCCAACGGTTACGACAATGAGTCTCGAGCGTCGCATGGCGCTCGTCGACATTGCACGCCGGCACAGCGTGGCGATCATCGAAGACGACGTATATGGCCCGCTGGTTTCGCAGCGGCTGCCGACCATCGCGAGCCTGTGTCCGGAACTGACGTTCCACCTCGCGGCGACCTCGAAGATTCTCGCGCCCGGCCTGCGGCTCGGCTATCTGCTGAGTCCGCCAGACAGCTCAGCGCTTTGTGCGGAGGCGGTGCGCACCACCGCATGGATGCCCGCGCCGATGTCGATGCTGATCGCGTCAATCTGGATCGAGGACGGCACCGCGCGCCACATCATGGACGCGCAGCTTGCCGAAATTCGCGCACGGCAGGACCTGGCTCGCGAGTTATTGCCACAGGAACTGCTGCAGACCGATCCCGCGTGCATGTTCGTATGGCTCAAACTGCCCCCGCCGTGGCGTGCCGACGACTTTGCGGCGAATGCCAAGGCGCGTGGCGTGGTGGTGATGCCGTCGTCGGCGTTTGCCGTGGACCGCTCGGAGATCGAGCACGGTGTACGGATCAACCTCGCCTGCGCGACGAGCCGCGATCAACTTGTGAGTGCGTTGAGACTGTTGACGGGCACGCTGAAGGATCGTCCTCGGGCGCTGTTCGGGACGATCTGA
- a CDS encoding N-ethylmaleimide reductase gives MSAESSHVDSYLFEPVRLGPLQLPNRIVMAPLTRSRAKEADVPSELAIEYYAQRATAGLIIAEATQISPQGKGYVFTPGIYDDAQVQAWKRITDAVHAKSGHIYLQLWHVGRISHPSLQPGNALPVAPSAIKPKGQAYTDDGFVPLVTPRALETSEMAGIVEQYRVAAQNAKAAGFDGVEIHAANGYLLDQFLRDRTNQRTDQYGGSIENRARLLLEVADAVTDVWGGEHVGVRISPLSSFGDIADSDPESLFTYVVKQLNARKLVYLHVIEGDTGGTRDVAGGFDLQVLRQAFDGLFMANNGYDMELAQKTLKAKRADLIAFGRPFISNPDLVERLRVGAPLNEPDKDTMYGGGAKGYTDYPTMEEAKR, from the coding sequence ATGTCTGCCGAATCCTCGCATGTCGATAGTTACCTGTTCGAACCGGTCAGGCTCGGGCCGCTGCAGTTGCCCAATCGCATCGTGATGGCGCCGCTGACACGCAGTCGCGCGAAGGAGGCCGATGTGCCGAGCGAACTGGCCATCGAGTATTACGCGCAACGTGCGACAGCCGGTCTCATCATCGCCGAGGCGACGCAGATTTCGCCGCAAGGCAAGGGCTATGTGTTCACGCCCGGTATTTACGACGACGCCCAGGTGCAGGCGTGGAAACGCATTACCGATGCCGTGCATGCGAAGAGCGGCCATATTTACCTGCAGTTGTGGCACGTGGGCCGTATTTCTCATCCGTCGCTGCAGCCGGGGAATGCGTTGCCCGTGGCGCCCTCGGCGATCAAACCCAAAGGCCAGGCCTATACCGACGACGGCTTCGTGCCGCTCGTCACGCCGCGCGCACTTGAAACCTCTGAAATGGCGGGCATCGTCGAGCAATATCGTGTGGCCGCACAAAACGCGAAGGCCGCCGGTTTCGATGGCGTGGAAATCCACGCGGCAAACGGCTACCTGCTCGACCAGTTTCTGCGCGACAGGACCAATCAACGAACCGATCAATATGGCGGCTCGATTGAAAATCGCGCGCGCCTGTTGCTGGAAGTGGCCGATGCCGTGACGGACGTCTGGGGCGGTGAGCACGTCGGCGTACGAATTTCTCCGCTCAGCAGCTTCGGCGATATCGCCGACAGCGATCCCGAATCCCTTTTCACCTATGTGGTGAAACAACTCAATGCCCGCAAGCTCGTCTACCTGCATGTCATCGAAGGCGACACGGGCGGCACGCGTGACGTCGCGGGCGGCTTCGATCTGCAGGTGTTGCGCCAGGCATTCGATGGATTGTTCATGGCGAACAATGGCTATGACATGGAACTTGCGCAGAAGACGCTCAAGGCAAAACGCGCGGACCTGATCGCGTTCGGGCGGCCGTTCATTTCCAATCCCGATCTGGTCGAGCGACTCAGGGTTGGAGCGCCGCTGAACGAGCCGGATAAGGACACGATGTATGGCGGCGGTGCGAAAGGGTATACCGATTACCCAACGATGGAAGAAGCGAAGCGCTGA
- a CDS encoding DNA-N1-methyladenine dioxygenase: protein MVSQQGLFAPEPVSLVNDEEGGIRYLPESIPAVAAQQWFDQALENIGWMSQQRMMYEREVAVPRLLATFSRESEDLPAPLSEAFEAVRSLLGAPFNRVGLNLYRDGNDSVALHGDRTEKLLPSQPIAIVSLGASRRMSIRPKTGSGRIVHVELEPGSCIVMSYASQFTHEHGIPKVAGVTGPRISLAFRCFAG from the coding sequence ATGGTGTCCCAGCAAGGCCTGTTTGCGCCCGAGCCGGTGTCCCTCGTCAATGACGAGGAAGGCGGGATTCGTTATCTGCCCGAGTCGATCCCGGCCGTTGCCGCGCAACAGTGGTTCGATCAGGCACTTGAAAATATCGGCTGGATGAGCCAGCAACGCATGATGTACGAGCGGGAAGTCGCGGTGCCGCGTCTGCTCGCCACATTCTCCCGCGAATCCGAAGATCTGCCCGCACCCTTGAGCGAAGCATTTGAAGCCGTCCGCTCGCTGCTCGGCGCGCCGTTCAATCGCGTCGGCCTCAATCTCTATCGCGACGGCAACGACAGCGTTGCCCTCCACGGCGACAGGACGGAAAAGCTGTTGCCATCACAGCCGATCGCCATCGTCTCGCTCGGCGCGAGCCGCCGCATGTCGATCCGGCCAAAGACAGGTTCCGGCCGGATCGTGCACGTGGAGTTGGAGCCAGGCAGTTGCATCGTCATGAGCTACGCTTCGCAGTTCACGCATGAGCACGGCATTCCCAAGGTAGCCGGTGTCACCGGGCCGCGTATCAGCCTTGCGTTCCGCTGCTTCGCCGGCTGA
- a CDS encoding DNA-binding transcriptional response regulator, NtrC family, contains REC, AAA-type ATPase, and a Fis-type DNA-binding domains — MQKMKATTRRVIYFTRDPLPDLLASFAERDWEVQVIGSVRDVRRAMDDGSLAGGLVDLSSVFDSRDIAALEACLAMPNIGWVAMTAAPELDDAAVRRLVRDYCFDYVTLPAANARIADTVGHACGMIALGEPAFVDTSTPEGEMIGTCDAMLALFRSIRKVATTDAPVFVFGESGTGKELTAAAIHARSPRRDAPFVAINCGAIPPHLLQSELFGYERGAFTGANQRRIGRVEAAHGGTVFLDEIGDLPFESQASLLRFLQESTIDRLGGNGSIDVDVRIISATHVDMEAAIEDGRFRADLYHRLCVLRIDEPPLRARGKDIELLALYTLDRYRKDASRRLYGFSPDAIAALHQYDWPGNVRELINRVRRAMVMSEGRTITADDLELSGYVATAPLTLAQARETAERQAIELALLRHRGRLGDAARELSISRATLYRLLSSHGMRYVEDSTAES; from the coding sequence ATGCAGAAAATGAAGGCCACTACGCGGCGTGTCATCTACTTCACGCGCGATCCTTTGCCGGATCTATTGGCGAGCTTCGCGGAGCGCGATTGGGAGGTTCAGGTCATCGGCTCGGTTCGCGACGTACGGCGAGCCATGGATGACGGCTCGCTGGCGGGCGGGCTGGTCGACCTGTCGAGCGTGTTCGATTCCCGCGACATTGCCGCGCTGGAAGCCTGCCTTGCGATGCCGAATATCGGCTGGGTGGCGATGACCGCCGCGCCGGAACTCGATGACGCCGCCGTACGCCGGCTGGTGCGCGACTACTGTTTCGATTACGTCACGCTCCCCGCTGCGAACGCCAGGATTGCCGATACGGTAGGCCATGCATGCGGCATGATCGCGCTCGGCGAGCCCGCATTCGTCGATACCTCCACGCCTGAAGGCGAGATGATCGGCACCTGCGATGCCATGCTCGCGTTATTCCGTTCCATCCGCAAAGTCGCGACAACCGACGCACCCGTCTTCGTCTTCGGTGAATCGGGTACCGGCAAGGAGCTGACAGCGGCGGCGATTCACGCGCGCTCGCCGCGCCGTGACGCGCCGTTCGTCGCCATCAACTGCGGTGCGATTCCACCGCACTTGCTGCAATCCGAGTTGTTCGGCTACGAGCGCGGCGCCTTCACGGGCGCGAATCAGCGCAGAATAGGGCGCGTCGAAGCCGCTCACGGCGGCACCGTGTTTCTCGATGAAATCGGCGATCTGCCGTTCGAAAGTCAGGCGAGCCTGCTGCGTTTCCTGCAGGAAAGCACCATCGACCGCCTGGGCGGCAACGGTTCGATCGATGTCGACGTGCGCATCATTTCGGCCACTCATGTCGATATGGAAGCCGCCATCGAAGACGGACGCTTTCGCGCGGACTTATACCACCGTTTGTGCGTATTGAGGATCGACGAGCCGCCGCTTCGCGCGCGCGGCAAGGATATCGAACTGCTCGCGCTGTACACGCTGGACCGCTACAGGAAGGATGCGAGCCGCCGGCTATACGGTTTTTCGCCGGACGCGATCGCAGCGCTGCATCAATACGACTGGCCGGGCAACGTACGGGAACTGATCAACCGGGTTCGCCGCGCGATGGTGATGTCGGAAGGGCGCACGATCACCGCGGACGATCTCGAACTGTCGGGCTACGTCGCGACCGCGCCCCTGACCCTGGCGCAGGCACGCGAGACAGCGGAGCGGCAGGCTATCGAACTCGCGCTGCTGCGCCATCGCGGCCGGCTCGGCGACGCGGCGCGCGAACTCAGCATTTCACGCGCCACGCTGTACCGTTTGCTCAGTAGCCATGGCATGCGCTACGTGGAAGACAGCACCGCTGAAAGTTGA
- a CDS encoding Threonine/homoserine efflux transporter RhtA, translated as MPPITAVRNAAVPLRSIALILVSMFCFALVDALAKSVALAYPANEVTFFRMLFGLLPAVAVCLRGKPLVERLRHMDVRGQTLRALTLLGASGLFFAGLPYVPLSEAVAIVYSETLLVIVLAPLLLKETLKPRDALAAAVGFVGVLFVVRPDGSHSNWLGPVLLISSAFFGALSIIQIKRIRATDDSGTTVLYFTVIGTIVTGVSLFFAWRTPSIEALAVMALIGGFATAGQLLMTMAFRQADAGALAPYNYTSIVWAALFGYIVWGETIGSLSLLGIALIVGSSIAVAVRGKQTEGPLV; from the coding sequence ATGCCGCCCATCACCGCTGTCCGGAATGCAGCCGTGCCGCTGCGCAGTATTGCGCTGATTCTCGTATCCATGTTCTGCTTTGCGCTCGTCGACGCCCTGGCGAAATCCGTGGCGCTCGCCTATCCGGCCAATGAAGTGACGTTCTTCCGGATGCTGTTCGGCTTGTTGCCTGCGGTAGCGGTGTGTCTGCGCGGCAAACCCCTCGTCGAGCGTCTCAGGCATATGGATGTGCGTGGGCAGACCTTGCGCGCGCTGACGTTGCTCGGCGCGTCGGGACTGTTCTTTGCGGGGCTGCCCTATGTGCCGCTCAGCGAAGCGGTGGCAATCGTGTATTCGGAGACCTTGCTGGTCATTGTTCTCGCACCGCTGCTTCTGAAGGAAACGCTCAAGCCGCGTGATGCGCTCGCGGCGGCAGTCGGTTTTGTCGGCGTACTTTTCGTGGTGCGCCCGGACGGTTCACATTCGAACTGGCTCGGTCCGGTCCTGCTGATTTCGAGCGCATTTTTCGGCGCGTTATCGATCATTCAGATCAAGCGGATTCGCGCCACCGACGACTCCGGCACCACGGTGCTGTATTTCACAGTGATCGGTACGATTGTCACCGGCGTATCGCTATTTTTCGCGTGGCGCACGCCTTCGATCGAAGCACTTGCGGTGATGGCCTTGATCGGTGGGTTCGCCACGGCAGGGCAGTTGCTGATGACGATGGCATTTCGCCAGGCCGACGCCGGCGCGCTCGCGCCGTATAACTACACCAGCATCGTGTGGGCTGCGTTATTCGGCTATATCGTGTGGGGCGAGACGATTGGCAGCCTGTCGCTGCTCGGCATTGCGTTGATTGTCGGAAGCTCGATTGCGGTTGCCGTGCGCGGCAAGCAGACCGAGGGGCCGCTCGTGTAG
- a CDS encoding carbonic anhydrase, which translates to MQEIIEGLIRFQREVFPQQSALFKRLSISQSPRTLFVTCSDSRVVPELLTQVEPGALFVIRNAGNIVPSYGPEPGGVSATVEYAVAVLGVQDIVICGHSNCGAMTAICTCTNLDHLPAVAGWLRHADAAKAINASRTYASDAERLDALVKDNVMAQLANIRTHPSVAVGLVNKTVRLHGWIFNIESGVMLALDGRTGQFLPLVDNPEIYVV; encoded by the coding sequence GTGCAGGAAATCATAGAAGGACTCATCCGCTTTCAACGCGAAGTCTTCCCGCAGCAAAGTGCATTGTTCAAACGTTTGTCGATTTCGCAAAGTCCGAGGACGCTGTTCGTGACCTGCTCGGATAGCCGTGTCGTTCCCGAACTGCTGACACAGGTGGAGCCCGGCGCGCTGTTCGTGATCCGCAACGCGGGCAACATCGTGCCGTCTTACGGCCCGGAGCCGGGTGGGGTATCGGCCACCGTCGAATACGCGGTGGCTGTGCTGGGTGTGCAGGATATCGTGATTTGCGGTCACTCCAATTGCGGGGCGATGACGGCGATCTGCACGTGCACGAACCTCGACCATCTGCCGGCCGTGGCGGGTTGGCTCCGTCACGCGGACGCGGCGAAAGCGATCAACGCGTCGCGAACGTACGCGTCAGATGCAGAGCGTCTCGACGCCCTGGTCAAAGATAACGTGATGGCTCAACTCGCGAACATTCGCACGCATCCGTCAGTGGCGGTGGGCCTGGTGAACAAAACGGTGCGCCTGCACGGCTGGATTTTCAACATCGAGAGTGGCGTGATGCTCGCACTCGATGGGCGCACAGGGCAGTTTTTGCCATTGGTGGACAACCCTGAAATCTATGTTGTCTAG
- a CDS encoding Putative intracellular protease/amidase: protein MKILMVLTSHDQLGNTGRKTGFWLEEFAAPYYVFKDAGADLTLASPKGGQPPLDPKSDDPDAQTDATRRFSKDAKAQAALAHTAKLSTVSAADYDAVFYPGGHGPLWDLAEDPHSIALIEALYAAGKPVGLVCHAPGVLRHTKAPDETSLVRDKPVTGFSNAEEAAVGLTDVVPFLVEDMLKKNGAQYSKGPDWQSHVVVAGNLITGQNPASSEAAAQALLTKLGAT, encoded by the coding sequence ATGAAAATTCTGATGGTATTGACTTCCCATGACCAGCTCGGCAATACGGGCCGGAAAACCGGCTTCTGGCTCGAAGAGTTTGCTGCGCCGTATTATGTGTTCAAGGATGCCGGCGCCGATTTGACACTCGCGTCGCCCAAAGGCGGCCAGCCGCCGCTCGACCCGAAGAGCGACGATCCCGATGCGCAGACCGACGCGACCCGGCGATTCAGCAAGGATGCGAAGGCGCAAGCCGCGTTGGCGCATACCGCGAAGCTTTCTACCGTGTCGGCCGCGGACTACGACGCGGTGTTCTATCCCGGCGGCCACGGTCCGCTGTGGGATCTCGCCGAAGACCCGCATTCCATTGCCTTGATCGAAGCGCTCTATGCCGCGGGAAAACCCGTCGGCTTGGTCTGCCATGCCCCCGGCGTACTGCGACATACGAAGGCGCCGGACGAAACGTCACTCGTCCGCGATAAACCGGTTACCGGCTTTTCCAATGCGGAAGAAGCGGCAGTCGGCCTTACCGATGTCGTGCCTTTCCTCGTCGAAGACATGTTGAAGAAGAACGGCGCCCAATATTCGAAGGGGCCGGATTGGCAGTCGCATGTCGTGGTCGCGGGCAATCTGATCACGGGGCAGAATCCCGCATCGTCGGAAGCCGCGGCGCAAGCGTTGCTCACGAAACTCGGTGCGACGTGA